The following are encoded in a window of Mangifera indica cultivar Alphonso unplaced genomic scaffold, CATAS_Mindica_2.1 Un_0008, whole genome shotgun sequence genomic DNA:
- the LOC123205558 gene encoding MDIS1-interacting receptor like kinase 2-like, with translation MGKLSFKKLLTLLLLIQFLCVVASASSTKEANALLKWKATFENQTKSRLSSWTLVSPNATNSKPLILDLDENQLNGTIPSEISQCQSLNELALYSNSLDGQIPTSLGNLSNLVRLYLNNNSLSGSIPVEMGNLTNLIELYLDTNHLTSLIPSNFGNFTKLIVLHAFDNQLSGLIPEELGNLKCLEHLSLYANNLFSSIPASLGSLMNLNYLHLYGNQLFGPIPK, from the exons ATGGGCAAATTAAGCTTTAAAAAACTACTTACCCTTCTTCTCCTTATCCAGTTCTTGTGTGTTGTTGCTTCTGCCTCTTCTACTAAAGAGGCAAATGCTCTCCTAAAATGGAAAGCTACctttgaaaatcaaacaaaatctcGGTTAAGTTCGTGGACTCTGGTTTCTCCTAATGCCACCAACTCTAAGCCACTC ATCTTGGACCTTGATGAAAACCAACTGAATGGCACAATTCCATCTGAAATTAGTCAGTGTCAATCTCTTAATGAGCTTGCCTTGTATAGTAACAGTCTAGACGGTCAAATTCCTACTTCTCTTGGTAATCTGAGCAACCTAGTTAGGTTATATCTCAACAATAATTCGCTTTCAGGTTCTATTCCTGTAGAAATGGGAAATCTAACAAATTTGATTGAACTTTACTTGGATACCAACCATCTTACAAGCCTCATTCCTtccaattttggaaattttactAAGCTTATTGTGTTGCATGCCTTTGACAATCAACTTTCTGGTCTCATTCCTGAAGAATTAGGAAATTTGAAGTGTCTTGAACATCTAAGCCTTTATGCGAACAATCTTTTTAGTTCTATTCCAGCATCATTGGGTAGCCTGATGAATCTCAACTACCTTCATCTCTATGGAAATCAGCTTTTTGGTCCCATTCCTAAATAG
- the LOC123205557 gene encoding serine/arginine-rich splicing factor SC35-like, giving the protein MNIGTEIKDYRKRSRNRSKDRYDRDRYSERERDHCHRSMSCSSSPDNRSAFPTRHSPDSKGPFQHKTQRGESPVGHNPKEYSPALKSVSPHGRRSVSPSPSLQRTNAHEA; this is encoded by the exons ATGAATATAGGGACAGAGATAAAGGATTACAGGAAGAGAAGCCGCAATAGAAGTAAAGATAGATATGATCGTGACAGATACagtgagagagaaagagatcaTTGTCATCGAAGCATGAGCTGTAGCTCTAGTCCTGATAATCGAAG TGCCTTCCCTACTCGGCATAGTCCTGATTCTAAGGGCCCTTTTCAACATAAGACTCAGAGAGGTGAAAGTCCTGTTGGACACAACCCTAAAGAATACTCCCCTGCTCTGAAAAGTGTGTCACCACATGGTCGGCGCTCTGTTTCTCCAAGTCCATCTCTGCAGAGAACCAATGCTCAT GAAGCATGA